ATATATGATACTTATGATGCGGTTGAGGAACAATTAGGTTATTATCTAAAAAAGAATACAATAAGTAAATATACATCTCTCATAAAGGATGTAAAAAAAGAAGTAAATATACCCGTGATTGCAAGTATAAATTGTGCTACTTCTGAAGAATGGATCGATTTTGCAAAAGAGGTTGAAAGAGCCGGTGCTGATGCGATAGAAATTAATATGTTTATTTTGCCGGCAAATACAGAACAAAAGGGTAAAGAAATTGAGAAAATATATTTCGATATTGCCGAAAAAATTACATCAACGGTTTCAATTCCTGTATCGTTTAAAATTAGCCCATATATTTCAGGCCTGGCTAATTTTGCACAAAGTCTTTCCTATACAAAAATTGATGGATTAGTTCTTTTCAATAAATTTTATACACCAGCTGTAGATATAGAAAAGGAAGCAATAGTCGCAGGTTCGGTATTTAGCAATCCTGAAGATAACAGTATGCCTTTGCGATGGATTGGAATATTGAATAATAAAGTTGATTGCGATTTAGCTGCCTCTACTGGTGTTCACACAAGTAAAGATGTAATTAGCAACTTACTTGTAGGAGCAAATGCTGTACAAATGGTTTCGTCGGTCTTCAACAATGGTTCGGAGCATATCGATAAGGTTCTAAAAGAACTATCGGCATGGATGGATAAAAAAGGATATAAAAGTATAGATGAATTCAGAGGAAAACTATCTCAAAAAGGAGTGAAAAATCCAATGGTATTAGAACGCGTTCAGTTTATGAAGTATTTTTCTGATAGTGGATTGTAATAAAGTTAACGCATCTATATAACACTAAGACCTCGGCATAAGCTGGGGTCTTAGTGTTTTCGTAACGAGTGATAAACGTTGCCGTGTTATGAGTTTTATTTTCATCCCTTATATCTTCGTGGTCCCTCACTTTGTAATTTTTTGTTTTTCATTCACTAACGTATATATTCGTTTACGACGTTACTGAAAACAAAAAATCCCAAACACTTTCGTGTTCGGGATTTTTCTTTGCGGAGAAGGAGGTTATGACCCTCAGAACACTCTCTGTACCTCAATTACCTATAAACTCTACAAAAACAGCGTTTTTGCCCCAATTTTATCACTTATTTATAGTATTAAATACCATCTAAATATATCTTAACTGTCAACTAATCTGTCAACCGTTTTATATAAGTTAAGATGCGATATACATTCAATTTAAAGAGTCCTAAATCAAATAAAGAAACACTGATAATGTTTTCTTCTTTTTTCAAAAATGAAGGCAAGAAATTTGTTTATTCTACAGGTGAGAAGATTCATCCTGAAGAATGGGATTTTAAACTTCGTCAGCCAAATAATACTACAGGGAGATCCACTCAAGCAGACAATCATAGAACCATAAAGAGGCAACTCGACCGCTTTGGAGACTTATTCATCAAAATTGTAAACAAATATAAAGATGTTGATGAGGAAATTACGATTGAACTTGTGAAGGAAGAAATAAACAAGTCATTAAAGAAAGTAGAATCTAACGCAAACAACTTTTTTGCTGTATATGATAAGTTTATAAAACATAAGGAAGAAGATAAATCAGATGCTTCAAATTCCATAACTACTATTAGACGGTACAAGTACAATAAAACACTTTTAGAGCAATTTGAGAAGCACTCTAAATCAACATTACATTTCAGTAAGATAAACAACAATTTTTATAACTCATTTTTAGATTACTGCATCACACAAAAAGGTCACTCTGCAAATACGTTACGAAGAAATATAGGCTTACTGAAAACCTTCCTAAATTGGGCACTTGAAAATAAGTTTACGTATAAAATTGACTTCAAGAAATTCAAAACTCCAAAAGGACAAGTGACTGATGAAATTGCGCTTACGTTTGACCAGGTTAAAGAAGTTTATGAATTTGATTTTTCTGATAATACCAAACTTGAACGTGTAAGAGATTTATTTGTCTTGGGCTGCTCTACCGGAATGAGAATAAGCAACTACTCAAAAATAAAGAGTAACGATATTGTAGGTGGATATATTATTGTGCATGACAGAAAGAATACCGGTAAACAATTGCGTGTTCCTTTAAATGATTTCTCCATAGAAATACTTGAAAAGTACAATTATGATTTACCTGTGTACTCTACTCAAAAGTTCAATGAGTATATTAAGGATGTGTTTAAAGCTATTGGCTATGATAATACAGTGAAGAAGACTATACGTATCGGTTCTGAAGTTATTGAAAAAGATTATCTGTTTTATAAGCGTATTTCATCTCATACTGCTCGCAGAAGTTTTATTACTATTATGAAGAATAAGAAGATTCCTGATAAGGTAATAATGGAGTTTACCGGACATAAGAGTTTGGAGGTTTTTAATAAGTATTATAAGCCTAATGATGATGATAAAAAGGATTTTATGAAGGATGTTTGGAAGATGTAACTTGTAAAATGGAATTTTAAAACTTACTGTATTATTATATTTAGTATATATGGTATGTAAATTCAGTGCTAGTGTAAATGTATTTTACCCCAAAAATACATTGATAAACCATTTTTAACCTAATGAAACTAAAATTACCCTAGTAAACGTATAATGAATGATTTTTGCATTAAATAATGCGATTTTACCCCTGATTCAATAAAATAAACTATTTTTACCCTTGCGAAACTAAAATTACCCCAGTAAATAGACGAAAATGAAAAAAATAGGTTTTACATGGCTTCAGGAAAAACTAAACATCCAAGGTTTTAGGTTGACACATGAGTCATACATAGGAACTACTGACAAAACAGAGTTAAGTTCAACAAATGCTATTATACGAACATTCAAACCTAAATATGATGTCAGTATTGATACTTCTATGTATCATTTAGAATTTGCTTTAAAATACGATGATTTGAATCTGGCTTTT
The nucleotide sequence above comes from Bacteroidota bacterium. Encoded proteins:
- a CDS encoding tyrosine-type recombinase/integrase, which encodes MRYTFNLKSPKSNKETLIMFSSFFKNEGKKFVYSTGEKIHPEEWDFKLRQPNNTTGRSTQADNHRTIKRQLDRFGDLFIKIVNKYKDVDEEITIELVKEEINKSLKKVESNANNFFAVYDKFIKHKEEDKSDASNSITTIRRYKYNKTLLEQFEKHSKSTLHFSKINNNFYNSFLDYCITQKGHSANTLRRNIGLLKTFLNWALENKFTYKIDFKKFKTPKGQVTDEIALTFDQVKEVYEFDFSDNTKLERVRDLFVLGCSTGMRISNYSKIKSNDIVGGYIIVHDRKNTGKQLRVPLNDFSIEILEKYNYDLPVYSTQKFNEYIKDVFKAIGYDNTVKKTIRIGSEVIEKDYLFYKRISSHTARRSFITIMKNKKIPDKVIMEFTGHKSLEVFNKYYKPNDDDKKDFMKDVWKM
- a CDS encoding dihydroorotate dehydrogenase-like protein translates to MANLMTKYLGLELKSPIIIGSSELNNSVDRIKKHAAAGAGAVVLKSLFEEQILMDINAERLNNIYDTYDAVEEQLGYYLKKNTISKYTSLIKDVKKEVNIPVIASINCATSEEWIDFAKEVERAGADAIEINMFILPANTEQKGKEIEKIYFDIAEKITSTVSIPVSFKISPYISGLANFAQSLSYTKIDGLVLFNKFYTPAVDIEKEAIVAGSVFSNPEDNSMPLRWIGILNNKVDCDLAASTGVHTSKDVISNLLVGANAVQMVSSVFNNGSEHIDKVLKELSAWMDKKGYKSIDEFRGKLSQKGVKNPMVLERVQFMKYFSDSGL